The Triticum aestivum cultivar Chinese Spring chromosome 5A, IWGSC CS RefSeq v2.1, whole genome shotgun sequence genomic sequence aaaatccggctcaagggaaatcagtctcactgaagctctcaaatatccagtTTAAAATATGGCTCAAGGGAAATCTatctctcacaaagctttgaagctctcaatatccagtttacaattccggttcaaaaagaattaatctctggCAAGTTTGAGTTCTTAGAAAAAATAAAGGTTGCCAAAGAACatttgctgccatgatgcacggttcaaacataggtatcctgccttattggctcatccaatggtcacttgggggcttcctgctcatatttgaagcatagctatgaatatccctcttgatcggcgcaatgccactcttatagtcacttgggagcttcttgttcaaacataggtgtattcaccaaagagaacatagcgttactactcTCTTGACGgggttatcttgttcaaacataggtgtattcaccaaagaggacataaccctTCCGGGTTTATCCTGCATGTATGCCAGATGtttctccatcaggtaatcctgattcacccgccgaactcttaacacTTAGCGGTCAATATtttaaacaagaccctgaactcgttaaggttaaaacgccggtTTGTCATGAGAGGGCACGGTTTGCGGaaagcaaggagaagctcaggctgatacaaccgccttccttgaaacttggataaatcggcatGTGATGCACGATGCTACTCTGACCCCGCATACTCCTGATAAGTTTATCTTTAAATAAGAACTGAACTTATCTgggttaaaatgtcgattgggtaatgtgagtgccggctcacggaaagcgtgtaccttccagtggctaatgctagtttcattgaagaagatattttggcttggCGGCCAATGAAAGCCTTGAATTTTCTGTTGTTTGTTGCTTTGAACGTCtttttgagattttttttctttcatgacATAGTAATATATCGTTCAAACCAATAAGGCGTATAATGCCTTCTAAGTCATATATGACATTAaacggtgttcattaacccggcctggtcttcgactataagtcgccagtatgcgATAAGATAATATCCGATGTTTATTAACCTggtctggctttggactataagtcgccagtatatatttggattgtgccattggaatcatgcacttataaatcattgggtatattattcaaatctttaatagccaacatggctggatttttattatggttatcaataaccagtattatgattgaggttttcaaagtcgctttagcgcaatggctattattttataaatggatatgatttattctacaatggagggaatagtcccgagtcgctgcaggcttacgactcggcacttgggggctacattattcaagttgagattacatgaaatatgcaagtctcatgtcgctgcaagcatgcaccatgacacttgggggctaatgcaaagtcatttttactggccttattgaagatctgactcatcacatcgtaatgagctaccaattgctcctatcaacaattcaaggtacacaaatctTAAATCCATTATATAGAAAGGTTTACTACTCAGTTggaagagtacaaagctcttaaccttatggacgtgggttcgagccccatggagaggattacatcatatgatattattgtcaatgaagtatatataaagtcccagcttagtattatcttactaagccagcccttgggggctacacgttgctgctcaaatctacatctataaagtccctgctcattattgcataatgacccggcccttgggggctacaccggttGAAGTTTTTGTGAGCATAAAACAATTACATGTCCCGGGctgttgcaagcatgacaacccggcacttgggggctacatatgtggaatatttagtttttgactagtgattgagatgaacaacctggatttcttcaaaggttgcaacatttatattgaagcaagttttaagtcatcactttgttctgctcaagacttgggggctacaagtaatatggatataagggataaatatcttcaaattctcagttttgagcaaaccagattgacccggtgtttgcaacaatcatgacccggcgtcaccaataatgatgacccggcgtcggtaacaatcatgacccggaatcatTAGTTATTATAACCTGACAATTTTGGAGATCATAGCTCGATAAGTTCTACAGCCGACTGAATATCAGTtgcatatttgaagaccaatatttttgtcaagtcagagcattgaaggctgacTCAAATgaattctttatttacaatatttcttctacaagcaaattgattatgaagctggtctattcaCCCGGATTTTCtacaagaaggaaatgacaaggacttaaggatgttcaggtgccggcttaaaagaatatttaacccggagcacaacctgttaaatttgttcttgtgttttgtttacaggatcagtttaacatggataaatccaaattaaactgggggctaatgtcgtggatataccccgcggtatgacccggtcggATATAAGACCCGtccggacttggcgtttcattggtaacccgccagaggattggccactcacgtgtctggcggttcactggtgtgacgactcacgagcctgaagactcattggtgacccggcgggtgtttcagatggatgacaaggcccagaaggccggctcatgttattatgggccggattaagaggaaaggcataaggaatattcttctacaaaggaagcaagactaggactccacttgtaatagagtaatcctaatcctaataggactagtgatataacccaccccttcaacatatataaggaggggcagggcaccccaagagggacagaaaataatcgctaaggctagacacaactaggagagccgaaGTTACGGCGACTccttcatgagcataatgagacctagccacaaacagcatgtagggctattaccggacaatgtttcccggggcccgaagctgtctaaatccttgtcttgtgggttgttccgccctgcgtctctcgtcccactcaacccctctcaagctaccacatagatgtgttggcctcacgactaagtccttacactaggacatctatcgtgacaattccacgacagttcccatgccccacatgcaagggagctcttgagtttcattggcttcaggccggtcacaagttttcttgcttcgacatgcatagacagttcctggatcctcgtcataagttcaggaaagacaagaagaacttcatcaaaggtagagttgtcaaaaacgcTGCACCACCTAtgttgacaggccaagagaccctggatcagttaaacgctctcgagcccgatccagatcatccagggtatttcaaggggtataattcgaaacacgcatgtattcacaagacatgcttgtgggatctgccttacttcaaagacctccttgcccacacaacatcaacgtgatgcacactgaaaagaatatcgccaaggcactttttggtacattgttcagcaTAGAGGGGGAGTCAAaagataatactaaggctagagtcaatCTGGAGGCACTATGTGGTAAACCATTACAAAatatgaaagaaccgaaaggaaagcagaattggacgaagccaaaggcatgatTCAATCTTGGAaagccagctatgagggaaattatcttgtgggtgcaaaagcagttgatgttccccgatgggtatgcagcaaatctaaataggggagcgagtcttgataaattgaagatagttggtctcaagagtcatgattggcacatatggattgagcgggtaatgtcgatgatgttgcgtggcttcatccatgaggatgaatggctagtactggcagagttgagctatttcttctgtgttctttgtgcgaaagaactatcgcctggcctgctagaagaaatggaagagttagcgttggagttgatctgcaagttagagaagatctttccgtcgggcttctttaatccaatgcagcacttgattttgcatctcccaaccgaggcaagattggggggcatgcaaaatcattggtgctatgcaactgagaggatgcagaagatgctacgagcaaaatgtaaaaataaacataaaatTGAAGCATCGATCgctgaggcattcattactgaggaggcggcaaacttcatgacagcacactacgaagccaaaaagcgtcatttgcataatccaaagcctcggtacaatgctaacgaccctaaaaagggtggatccaacctcaaccTATTCAAAGGGGATCTTGCGGCAGTcagtgcttctaattccttaatgTTGGATTTCTAAGAATGGCAgatcatttcgttgtatatcttcaccaacctaacagaagtgcggccgtacatcgagtaagttctcagtacattgtttcgcaacttctaattcctttgaactgctcttattcccggataaatttgatacagtcgatacgtcgccaaattctcgtatggagcggtgatccaaaaggattcggtcgaagagtatgagcttttggcaaagcatggaggctgctatcccggtttcatctcttggttcaaacaaacggtaatttccattagaccatttcatttcttcgtctaatttgtggctaatataacaatccctttcgtattgtaggctaattcagagtttaTGGACGCCGAGTTGAAACAAGTCtctaatggttttgactttaaggttcgttcatttgacaaatacgacatcaatgggtatcgctttcgtacctatggcaaagagctatctatggtcgaccgaaagtctacaaattgttgtgtctctgctatcggcgaaggacaTACCGAGTATTATgaaagagttgaagcaatttatgaacttcaattctatggtgcaaacccaccaaatgtcgtagtcttcaaatgttattggttccagctgAAGGAGACTACAAGGACTCaggaacatatagggctagtggaaagcaaacaaagcacccatttggatgttcccgatgtctatattatggctcaacaggcaacccaagttttctatctaccatgggcctatcaaagtgatccaaatctcaatggttgggatgtcgtttatgaagtgccaccacgtgttagaccacctccccccaatgaagaggattatgaacctcacattaacccagacacatatgaaggagaattcttctaagaaacacgtctttccaaaaaaacgtttcaagaaccgctctacttcaccccagaacattgaagtagacagctacagtgaacccgacttcacccctgagtcggaacaagaagagcctgaactagaagaggttactgctgtggatgacctgtcaatgcttgaccgattacgtaaaggtggccttccacatgatgatgcatttattattaatgatgatgatgagcacgtcattactggtagtgatgatgatgatgcatttattgatcccggagcatttattgaacccgacgacccagattattattaggtattaaatttttttatgttgcacttgatttatatagttacttgtatgattgtatgatttatatagttacttgtataattttcttactttgtatgattgtttcttatacatagtgccatggccttgatgtccgtccccgtcggccctcgctcgctttatgattcggatgtggtaaattctctttcataactatttgttgcatttcacatttatgaaaattatggccatcaagttgacatatagatattttaatctaggcggtatgtgaaccagaatttgaaaccgaccctcttatcgagaagttaaatttagttgaaaaggaaaatgagtatttgaaagaaaaaattaaaagaattgaagaagagatgatgacattggagttgtatctgtatgttgtcgatgtcgtcgatgatcacaagatgaagatgaatgcaatgcgcttgaagatggatgcaatgcgcctgaagcttaagaagattacaaaatatgccattgataatgaggcttggtatcattatgtcgttggatcaattgttaccttagttgcgatcttcatcgcatttgttgtgatgagggtaagttttctgttttgcttaacaaatgcatacttagcttattttGCTCCTAAATGACacaattacctaagttagataaaaaatgagctTTACTTACGTAAGTTGGCTCAAAAATGGCATCATCACCTAGGATaccacaaaaatgacctatacttaccttatttttctccaaattgacataataagcttagttgacctatactttacctaggatagctataagatgatctatacttagcattttttttccttctaaatgacttaatatgcttagttagctaaaagtggcataactacctaggatagctcaataatgatctatacttagcttaactagttcatttatgacataattagcttacttaggtcaaaaatggcataactacctaggttagctcaaaaatgacatatacttagcttcttcagttcatttatgacatacttagcatacttaggtcaaaaatggcatgataatttttgttacctccaaaatgacatagacttagcttattttctacgaaaatgacataataaccttactaagctccaaaatgacatatttacctAGCTtacctctaaaatgacctacacttagcatttttacctagcttagctaaaaagaagaagaagaagaagaagaagaagaagaagaagaagaagaagaagaagaagaagaagaagaagaaatagaagaaaaaatcgtcttcttcttcatcttcatcatcatcatcatcttcttcttctagctagtcttcttcttctagtcttcttcttcttcttctaactttcttctttcccaatttgcagatttgctttcgatgaggaagcttgcattgatggagtctactcttctccttgtgcttcctttttgttttgatattataggatgaacaatgtgaaacttgctacctatatatgtatgtatggatgaaaccattgtatgcttgttctTGGATAtgttagctagctatatatgttgcatatggacttttcgtttggtatgtatatgtgttggatgatcatatccatatggcaggatatgatttggtatgtatatgtgttattatgcttgttgaaagtattttcaaatgtgtgtgcgtgtgtgtatatatatatctatcaaattctgtgaaattgaattaatttaagaaaaaacagaaaaaacaggggtTGTAcaggctagcagacggcaaagaggtttgccatcagccagcagacggtaAAGCTgtcacgtggcagctacctgtgcaatcTGGGGTGcattgggctggcctatttggcagcTTTACCGTCTGCCAGCAGACTGCATAGCCTGCCATGTGGCAGCTACCTGGGGCCATCTGGGCTGCCATATTTGTGCACTTTGCCGTccactggcagacgacaaagatgaaGCACGTCGTTAACACCTTAACGACCCTAAGCTACCATTGTCGTAGCTTATTCAGTCGGACCtgttgtcgtctgctggctgacagtaaaggcctttgccgtccgccaggcatgcctttgccgtcagccatggcagacggcaaagtgcctaaTTCCTGTAGCGCATGGCTATCCAGTGTTACCAGCCTTTTTTGTTTATTTGGGCTTGATGAGATGTGCCCTCAACAGAACCTAGTATATttgttgttgtgtgtgtgtgtgttgtagaTTCGATTGTGGTACTTGGTGGTgtgtggcggtttgctttatttataaagcagggCCAAAGCCTTTTTGGTAAATAAGCAAAGGAGTTTTCAAGAATAAACATTAGTGCCTTTCATGGcataaagaaaaaaaaattgacGCAGTGGATGGCTTTGACGCAGCCACAAAGTAGCGCCAATGGCGCAATCAAATAAGTAGACTTTGGCTTTGGGGATTTGGGATCTTTTTTCCCTTCCAAACAAGACCTAATTTTGTATTATAAACTCGCATTCTCTACATCTCCTTGCTTGCATGTATGAGTATGCCACCAAGCCATCTTTCTTGAAAAAGGAACAAGGAAAAACCATTTCAGTTCACTCAAGGGAGGTGATCAGAACTTATGAATATCTGTACAAGTAGATCTAAATCTCACAAAAGGTTAGCATAAAATTGAAATAACAGTAACTCATAAAAGGTTGCTCTTACTTCATTTCCCAACAGATAGATAACATCGCCCAACTTTCACAGCCTAACAGATTGTTTGGAACTTATACACCATAGTATGAATCATATGTTGGAAACTATATGCAAAATACATGGTGCAACCAAACCTTGTGTGATTAACATTATTTGCTACAGCCTCTTTGGTTGTAGGATGAAATCATTTTCTGGACAATTAGAAAGGGCCTCATCATGTCACAAAGCGTTGAATGCACTATATAAACCATTTTAATATGCTCAAGGCTCGTACAAGTCATCAAGAAAACAATATTAACCTCCATATGCCATGCTACTACTACCTAATATGGCGCGACAGCTGAGTATGCTGACCTCAAATGAATTGTAATTGTCCTCATGTAATACCTATATTCCATTTCTCTGCAACAGTACACTACTTATATTACATTGTAAACAACATTATATCCATCTATGCTCCAGGGAAAATCTGCTTCTGCGCTACCAGTCAATATTTCAATTCAGCTGAATTGCCGAATTGCCGCAGGTTCAACCCCAGTGGTGTCCATATAAAGAACCATCTAATTTAAGCACCTTCAGCTTTCTTCTTTATTTTGAGAGCAGCTCTGACGACATTCCCCCTTGTGATCATCCCAACCTAGTTCAGGATAGAAATTTCGTTTTAAGACACCGAGCtaaagagagaaaaggagagtcATAGATTCATCCACTCACCAAATTTCCCGTGCTATCAACAACAGGCAATCTGTGGTATTTGGTTTCAAGCAGCAACCTGTTGAACAATAAAAAGAACACCACTCTCAGTACTAATAAGTCAGTAGATTCAGCCCTGGGGATTCACACGGATTAGTTGAAAATACCTTGCAGCAGCGTCGAGGTTAGTAGTTTCACGCACCACAAGAGGTGAGGGAGTCATAACATCACCGATAACTTTGCCACTGGTTTTGCTCAAGAGTCTCTGGATCTCGCGAAATGTCTGCAGACAAGTGAGGAAGGAGTCTGTAAGTTACTGAACCGAGAACATTGAGTGGGAGCACACAATGAAAAATTAACTTATGTATCCCGGGGCCCTGGATTAATTGTAAAAATGGTCTCCAGCAAGGTGACCCACTATCCCCCTACCTATTCATAATCCTCGCCGATCTGCTACAGCGCTTAATCTTACAGGCATTCTCTCCCAACCAGCTCTGCCACCCGATCTACACTAATCGCCCTCCTACTGTGCTCCAGTACGCTGACGACACACTAATCATTGCCTTTGCCTCTTCGCAAGCCGCGAACACCCTCAAAGATATCCTAGACAAGTTCACCCTCGCTACTGGTCTTAACATCAACTTCCATAAAACTACCTTTGTTCCCATCAACACGGATACCATCACTAGCCAAAACATCGTCTCCACCTTCGGCTGTGACCTATCCTCCTTCCCCCAAATTTATCTCGGCCTACCCCTATCCCAAACGCGCCTGCCTTCCTCTACTTTTGAACCTATCATCCAACGTTTCCTAAAGTACCTCTCCGGTTGGGCGGCTAAACTACTCTCTCGCGGCGCTAGACTAACGCTTATCTCCTCTACTCTCGACACCCTTGCCAATCACTTCCTGTCCGTTTTTAGGCTACCCAAGAAGATCATCAAAAGGTTAGATGCTATCCATAGATCCTTCTTCTGGGCCGCTGACGAAACATGCTCGGGGGCCAAGTGCCTTATCGCTTGGAAAAATGTATGCACACCCAAAACTGCCGGGGGTCTAGGCATCAAAAGCCTGCTTCTCCAAAACAACCGCCTCATGAAATTTGCCTCCAAGCTTCTCCAAAAACAAGACTTACCTTGGGTTAACTGGTTTTTCCAACACTACTCTCTTGACTTCGAAAACAAACCTCACAACCCCTCATACCTACGGAGAATCATAAACGAACAGCTCCGCCCCCTCCACAAAATCCTTTGTCCTTACCAACAATGGCACCTCCACCTTCTTCTGGCTAGACGCTTGACTGCTCCCAACTCCGCTCGCAGACACCTACCCACACCTTTTCTCCCAGTGGCCTACTCGCTACTCTGAGGGACCGCCTAACAAATGTTGCTTCTATAAAGCTTGCGTCTGTTTTGTCTTTGTTTCAGTATGTTGCCACCAACGACGCGCCTGACGACACGTTCCTCACCCATGGCTCACCTTCTCTTCAATGTAACTGATGCTTTGAATGTTACATACTATGTAAGTTCATTATATTATAGGGACCTAATCCAGTAATGTCCCACATTCTTGAGTAGGGAAAACCAGCAACAATTTGCTCTACAACACGTTTAATTACACCAACAGTTTTCACGGGGTACAGTATAATATACTGTTCAATCAACAATATTATATAACTATTACCAAACATATTTTAATCCATTAAATGTGAAGGTGCTGAAACATTTGCTAGATCACTGTTTCTCAACATAGAAAGATAATAAATTCCCATCACAGAAAATTCCTGCCTTGCAAACCATAACTTCCCATCCCAACACATGGAAGTTATAAAACTCAACATATGAAAAGATATGCACACTTAGGAAATATAAAACATAAATCATCAATCAAGGTCTTACAGAATATACCTTCCAAGTGCTATCTACTTCAGGGAACATACTTGAATTTGTATCAGCCAGTCCACATCCTGAAACATGAGAATGTATTCAAATATTGACGGAACTAGTTGGTAAGATTCATTGTGTTGTAGATATAATCCCAGTACATCTGAGAGTGCTACAAAAGCACTGAAGTCTGGGAATGAATGTTCAAGTTTATCCGTGAATCTTAAAGCAGGAAACAAAAATTATGACCATAGCTGTTAGCATCGTTATGTTGTAGATATTATATCCCAGTTTTTCTAATTTTACCTAAAATCCAGGATTGGAAGATCATAAGACAGCGGCCATTATTTAAACCGCTCCTTTAAATTAAGATCCTAACGCATATGTGAATTGAATTTTACAGCTCACAAAATATGTTTTAATGTGATTATGATTTCTTTGCAAGAAAATGATTAAAAGTTCAAGATGGAATACCTGCCATTGAGTCCAAAGCTAATAGATCATAATCTGAGACAACGCCAACCTGCAGGTGGAAATAAAGTTGTGCAGTTGTGGCTGAGTATTTCATTACAGAAAAACTAGGGTGCAACCCAAACCAACAGAAAAAGGTCAAGAAGAAAGCATGTGAAAGTTAGCCAGTTCATCATTGCAATATAATGCTTCCTAGACATACCATGATACAGAACAACAAAAGGGCTCTTTCCTT encodes the following:
- the LOC123103305 gene encoding CBS domain-containing protein CBSX1, chloroplastic, which codes for MEAAASTLFLSADASLAAGRRLLLVPSRPARAARRGAAPSRCRRASVRAYAAAAAPAPAPASGNGLVGNNNGVYTVGDFMTKREDLHVVKASTPVDEALEMLVQNRISGFPVIDDDWKLVGVVSDYDLLALDSMAGCGLADTNSSMFPEVDSTWKTFREIQRLLSKTSGKVIGDVMTPSPLVVRETTNLDAAARLLLETKYHRLPVVDSTGNLVGMITRGNVVRAALKIKKKAEGA